A part of Hippopotamus amphibius kiboko isolate mHipAmp2 chromosome 16, mHipAmp2.hap2, whole genome shotgun sequence genomic DNA contains:
- the LOC130837933 gene encoding EP300-interacting inhibitor of differentiation 2-like, with translation MSELPADSSVPPAGAANDHGDVPQAEVGGGRRAAAPAQPVEASDRATAAAREGPMAAPREGPVAAAREARVAAVARVLAEPAEGEGAEARPRPRPGNGPGLAFVPNLLLPQHFEAMRVYQQGVRRFLEHFALAPGRIPELEGRRRGFVEPWGAREAAFDAEYRRDPQRMDADMLTLSITLTASAVINPLIRELGCDKCTSRE, from the coding sequence ATGTCCGAGCTGCCCGCAGACAGCAGTGTCCCGCCGGCGGGCGCGGCGAATGACCACGGCGACGTCCCGCAGGCGGAGgtaggcggcgggcggcgggcggcggccccggcgcAGCCTGTGGAGGCCAGCGACCGTGCGACGGCGGCGGCCAGGGAAGGTCCGATGGCGGCACCTCGGGAAGGTCCAGTGGCGGCGGCCAGGGAAGCCCGCGTGGCAGCGGTCGCCAGAGTGTTGGCGGAGCccgcggagggagagggtgctgaggccagaccccggcccaggcccggcaacggcccaggcctggctttcgtgccgaatctcctcctccctcagcattTTGAGGCCATGAGAGTTTACCAGCAGGGCGTGCGCCGCTTCCTGGAGCACTTCGCGCTTGCTCCTGGCCGAATTCCGGAGCTGGAAGGACGGCGCAGGGGGTTTGTGGAACCCTGGGGAGCAAGGGAGGCGGCGTTTGATGCGGAATATCGGCGGGATCCTCAGAGGATGGATGCTGATATGTTAACATTGAGTATAACTCTGACTGCGTCTGCAGTTATCAACCCTCTGATACGAGAACTTGGTTGTGATAAGTGTACCAGTAGAGAATAG
- the LOC130837934 gene encoding EP300-interacting inhibitor of differentiation 2-like, protein MSELPADSSVPPAGAANDHGDVPQAEVGGGRRAAAPAQPVEASDRATAAAREGPMAAPREGPVAAAREARVAAVARVLAEPAEGEGAEARPRPRPGNGPGLAFVPNLLLPQHFEAMRVYQQGVRRFLEHFALAPGRIPELEGRRRGFVEPWGAREAAFDAEYRRDPQRMDADMLTLSITLTASAVINPLIRELGCDKCTSRE, encoded by the coding sequence ATGTCCGAGCTGCCCGCAGACAGCAGTGTCCCGCCGGCGGGCGCGGCGAATGACCACGGCGACGTCCCGCAGGCGGAGgtaggcggcgggcggcgggcggcggccccggcgcAGCCTGTGGAGGCCAGCGACCGTGCGACGGCGGCGGCCAGGGAAGGTCCGATGGCGGCACCTCGGGAAGGTCCAGTGGCGGCGGCCAGGGAAGCCCGCGTGGCAGCGGTAGCCAGAGTGTTGGCGGAGCccgcggagggagagggtgctgaggccagaccccggcccaggcccggcaacggcccaggcctggctttcgtgccgaatctcctcctccctcagcattTTGAGGCCATGAGAGTTTACCAGCAGGGCGTGCGCCGCTTCCTGGAGCACTTCGCGCTTGCTCCTGGCCGAATTCCGGAGCTGGAAGGACGGCGCAGGGGGTTTGTGGAACCCTGGGGAGCAAGGGAGGCGGCGTTTGATGCGGAATATCGGCGGGATCCTCAGAGGATGGATGCTGATATGTTAACATTGAGTATAACTCTGACTGCGTCTGCAGTTATCAACCCTCTGATACGAGAACTTGGTTGTGATAAGTGTACCAGTAGAGAATAG